One Amaranthus tricolor cultivar Red isolate AtriRed21 chromosome 1, ASM2621246v1, whole genome shotgun sequence DNA window includes the following coding sequences:
- the LOC130817837 gene encoding probable polyribonucleotide nucleotidyltransferase 1, chloroplastic produces MLANSLSLTHNYPHSSTLPSSQSKHCKLLLSASTFSRFKSFNTFPSFHLLSPRIFHGRRFCIRALSEAPISESSPDALLPYSVRIPFGDRHILVETGHIGRQASSAVTVTDGETIVYTTVCLSDIPSEPSDFFPLSVNYQERFSAAGRTSGGFFKREGRPKDHEVLICRLIDRPLRPTMLKGFYHETQILSWVLSYDGVHPPDSLAVTAAGIAVALSELPHTKPIAGVRVGLIGGKYIVNPTTKDMEESELDLVLAGTDSAILMIEGYCNFLPEEKLLQAVEVGQEAVRAICKEVEVLAEKCGKPKMVDAIKLPPPELYRHVEGIIGDELVHALQIKKKIPRRKALAALEEKVVDILTQRGYVEKIGATMAAETVPDLYVDEDEDEEVVVDGEVDEGDVHIKPSPRISIPLLFSEVDVKLVFKETTSKYLRRRIVEGGRRSDGRTPEAIRSINSRCGLLPRAHGSALFTRGETQSLAVVTLGDKQMAQRIDSLEGDDESKRFYLQYSFPPSCVGEVGRVGAPSRREIGHGTLAERALGPVLPSDDKFPYTIRVESNITESNGSSSMASVCGGSLALLDAGVPVKCPIAGIAMGMVLDTKEFGGDGTPLILSDITGSEDASGDMDFKVAGNDDCITAFQMDIKVGGITLPVMKQALLQAKDGRKRILAEMSKCSPPPSKELSKYAPLIHVMKVRPDKINLIIGSGGKTVRNIIEESGVEAIDTHDDGTVKITAKDLECLEKSKIMIGNLTMVPTIGDIYRNCEIKSIAPYGVFVEIAPGREGLCHISELSPGYLSKAEDVFKVGDRVDVKLIEVNEKGQLRLSRRALIPDADPLVPSTKQRGTAVPKESSVTKSVTKKVIGAAKDKPLEENVDLIKIKSTTPKPSSKSNTDPEKVLRDRPKKGNKATSESETSLVNKEAKIG; encoded by the exons ATGTTAGCAAATTCATTATCATTAACTCATAATTATCCACATTCTTCTACACTTCCTTCTTCACAATCAAAGCATTGTAAGCTTCTTCTATCTGCTTCTACTTTTTCTCGCTTTAAATCTTTCAACACTTTTCCTTCTTTCCATTTGCTTTCTCCAAGAATTTTCCATGGAAGAAGGTTTTGTATTAGAGCTTTGTCTGAAGCTCCAATTTCCGAGTCATCCCCAGATGCCCTTCTGCCTTATTCTGTTAGAATCCCATTTGGAGATAGACAT ATCTTGGTCGAGACAGGTCATATTGGTAGACAAGCTAGTAGTGCTGTAACAGTGACAGACGGAGAAACG ATAGTCTATACAACTGTTTGTTTGTCTGATATTCCTAGTGAGCCATCTGATTTCTTCCCTCTTTCTGTAAACTATCAAGAGCGTTTTTCAGCGGCTGGTCGTACAAG TGGTGGATTTTTTAAACGTGAAGGGAGGCCAAAGGATCATGAG GTTCTAATTTGTAGGCTGATTGATAGGCCATTGCGTCCTACTATGCTTAAGGGCTTCTACCACGAAACTCAGATTTTATCTTGG GTTTTAAGTTATGATGGAGTGCATCCTCCTGATTCATTGGCAGTCACGGCAGCTGGAATTGCAGT TGCTCTGTCAGAGTTACCACACACAAAGCCAATTGCCGGAGTCCGCGTAGGTCTTATTGGTGGGAAGTATATTGTAAACCCTACTACTAAGGACATGGAAGAGTCAGAGTTAGATCTGGTACTAGCGGGTACCGATAGTGCTATTCTGATGATCGAG GGTTATTGTAATTTTCTCCCAGAAGAAAAGCTGCTGCAAGCTGTAGAAGTTGGGCAG GAAGCGGTACGGGCAATTTGTAAAGAAGTGGAAGTTTTGGCTGAAAAGTGTGGGAAACCTAAAATGGTTGATGCTATAAAATTGCCTCCTCCAGAGCTGTATAGGCATGTCGAG GGGATCATTGGAGATGAATTGGTACATGCTTtgcaaataaagaaaaaaataccgAGAAGGAAGGCCCTTGCAGCACTAGAAGAGAAAGTTGTAGATATCCTTACTCAGAGGGGCTATGTTGAAAAGATTGGGGCTACTATGGCTGCTGAAACTGTGCCAGATTTGTATGTGGATGAGGATGAAGACGAGGAAGTGGTTGTTGATGGTGAAGTTGATGAAGGTGATGTTCATATAAAGCCATCTCCAAGAATTTCGATTCCCTTG TTGTTCTCCGAGGTAGATGTGAAGCTGGTTTTCAAGGAGACTACATCCAAATACCTGCGGAGACGTATTGTCGAG GGAGGACGAAGAAGTGATGGGAGAACTCCTGAAGCGATTCGTTCTATCAATTCTAGATGTGGATTGCTTCCTAGAGCCCATGGAAGTGCTCTTTTCACGCGAGGAGAGACGCAG TCGCTGGCAGTTGTGACCCTTGGTGACAAACAAATGGCACAAAGAATAGACAGCCTAGAGGGTGACGATGAGTCAAAGAGATTCTACCTTCAG TACTCATTTCCGCCATCTTGTGTTGGAGAAGTTGGACGGGTAGGAGCACCAAGTAGAAGAGAAATTGGTCATGGAACACTTGCAGAGAGGGCTCTTGGACCTGTCCTACCCTCAGATGACAAGTTCCCATACACAATACGTGTTGAGAGTAACATAACTGAAAGCAATGGTTCATCAAG CATGGCATCGGTTTGTGGAGGTTCGTTGGCACTGCTAGATGCTGGGGTCCCAGTAAAGTGTCCAATCGCAGGTATTGCGATGGGTATGGTTTTAGATACCAAAGAATTTGGAGGTGACGGAACGCCACTCATTCTCTCAGACATAACAGGATCTGAGGATGCCTCCGGAGATATGGACTTCAAG GTTGCAGGAAATGATGATTGCATTACAGCATTCCAAATGGACATCAAG GTTGGAGGTATTACTTTGCCCGTTATGAAGCAGGCACTTCTACAGGCAAAGGATGGACGAAAGCGtattttag CTGAGATGTCAAAATGTTCACCACCTCCATCAAAAGAGCTCTCTAAATATGCTCCATTAATTCATGTCATGAAA GTCAGGCCAGATAAGATTAATCTTATTATTGGTAGTGGAGGGAAGACGGTAAGAAACATTATCGAAGAATCTGGAGTTGAGGCAATTGACACTCATGATGATGGAACG GTAAAAATTACTGCAAAGGATTTGGAGTGCCTGGAGAAGTCTAAGATTATGATTGGAAACCTAACAATGGTTCCCACGATTGGGGATATCTACAG GAATTGTGAGATTAAATCTATTGCTCCTTACGGTGTTTTTGTTGAGATAGCTCCCGGACGCGAG GGACTTTGCCATATTAGTGAACTGAGTCCTGGTTATCTCTCCAAAGCTGAAGAT GTTTTTAAAGTTGGAGACCGGGTGGATGTCAAACTTATTGAGGTGAACGAGAAGGGTCAGCTTCGCCTTAGTCGACGCGCTTTGATTCCTGATGCAGATCCGTTAGTTCCCAGCACAAAGCAACGAGGAACTGCTGTGCCGAAAGAAAGTTCTGTAACTAAGAGTGTTACTAAGAAAGTTATTGGTGCGGCGAAAGACAAACCACTAGAAGAGAATGTTGATcttataaaaatcaaatcaactACTCCAAAACCATCTTCAAAGAGCAACACAGATCCGGAGAAGGTACTTCGAGATAGGCCCAAGAAAGGAAACAAAGCTACAAGTGAAAGCGAAACTAGTTTAGTAAATAAAGAGGCTAAAATTGGATAG